Proteins co-encoded in one Coregonus clupeaformis isolate EN_2021a chromosome 5, ASM2061545v1, whole genome shotgun sequence genomic window:
- the LOC121559201 gene encoding CD166 antigen homolog isoform X4 codes for MHFSSCLYALLVALVYQVSGMDTVIGLYGETVEVPCNNGAPKPKDLFITKWKYDNGDLLTQLKDQDASVIATDKYKDRVSMAENSSLLIAAATLKDEKTFTCMVVAGADISEYPVKLLIHKAPTGVEITALATELEIGKPTQLGQCSTPDAHPAANITWFKNKKPLVAGEKGIIISSKVKVDEVTGLTTTSSTLQYTAEKGDTGALFTCGALNALSSPVSFTVTYPTERVSLHVISKGPLMEGDNVTLKCKADGNPPPTSFNFHVQGEVVKVENSDSYTVTDVTRDSTGEYKCSIIDNAKMEDSKNITINYLDMSLSPSGKVLKSVGESLALTLQTDASGELKVSWTKDNGKLDKRPKFDKLTYSDSGKYEVVVTMGALIKKASFELVVEGIPVIRRLAKQRGEDGQHKVLTCEAEGSPKPTVAWSVNGTSADESPYVNGKISHKLTIVPTVNLTVVCTVSNELGQDTRAINVLTYDGDMTKLVVGVIVGLLLATVVVGLAYWLYMKKSKQGSWKTGEKEDGSTEESKKLEEKIEEKLEENSQKVEV; via the exons tcagcgGTATGGATACTGTTATCGGCCTGTATGGAGAGACCGTTGAGGTGCCATGCAACAATGGAGCACCCAAACCAAAGGACCTGTTCATTACCAAATGGAAATAT GACAATGGAGACCTGCTAACCCAGCTTAAAGACCAGGACGCCTCTGTCATAGCCACCGACAAGTACAAGGACCGTGTCAGCATGGCCGAAAACTCCAGCTTGCTGATTGCAGCAGCAACACTGAAGGACGAGAAGACTTTCACCTGCATGGTGGTGGCTGGGGCTGACATCTCAGAATACCCTGTCAAACTCCTTATCCACA AGGCTCCAACCGGAGTGGAGATCACAGCCCTAGCCACGGAGCTGGAGATTGGCAAACCAACCCAG CTAGGGCAGTGCAGCACCCCTGATGCGCACCCAGCTGCCAACATCACATGGTTCAAGAACAAGAAACCTCTGGTAGCTGGTGAGAAAG GCATTATAATCAGTTCCAAAGTGAAGGTGGACGAAGTCACTGGcctcaccaccacctcctccactctGCAGTACACAGCTGAGAAGGGAGACACAGGTGCTCTGTTCACCTGCGGGGCCCTGAACGCCTTGTCCTCCCCAGTCTCCTTCACTGTCACCT aCCCCACAGAGAGGGTCAGTCTGCATGTCATTTCTAAAGGGCCCCTTATGGAAGGAGACAACGTGACTCTGAAGTGCAAGGCCGACGGGAACCCACCTCCCACCAGCTTCAACTTCCACGTTCAG GGAGAGGTGGTGAAGGTGGAGAACTCTGACTCCTACACTGTGACTGATGTCACACGTGACAGCACAGGGGAATACAAGTGTTCTATCATTGACAATGCCAAGATGGAAGACTCCAAGAACATTACCATCAATT ACCTGGATATGAGTTTGAGCCCCTCAGGGAAGGTTTTGAAGAGCGTCGGAGAAAGCTTGGCTCTGACCCTGCAGACCGATGCATCTGGAGAACTCAAGGTGTCCTGGACTAAG GACAATGGAAAGCTGGACAAAAGGCCCAAATTTGACAAGCTGACCTACTCTGATTCTGGAAAGTATGAGGTTGTGGTCACCATGGGCGCTCTCATCAAGAAAGCCTCTTTCGAGCTGGTCGTTGAAG GTATTCCAGTCATCAGGCGGTTGGCCAAGCAGCGTGGCGAGGACGGCCAGCACAAGGTACTGACCTGCGAGGCTGAGGGCTCCCCCAAACCCACCGTGGCCTGGAGCGTCAACGGCACCTCG GCTGATGAAAGTCCCTACGTCAATGGGAAGATCTCACACAAGCTGACCATTGTGCCTACAGTCAACCTGACAGTCGTCTGCACTGTGTCCAATGAGCTTGGCCAGGACACCAGGGCTATTAACGTGTTGACCT ATGACGGTGACATGACAAAGTTGGTGGTGGGAGTTATTGTGGGTCTGCTCCTGGCCACTGTAGTTGTGGGTCTAGCATACTGGCTGTACATGAAGAAATCCAA GCAAGGCAGCTGGAAGACTGGTGAGAAGGAGGATGGATCCACTGAGGAGAGCAAAAAACTGGAGGAGAAAATAGAGGAGAAGCTGGAGGAGAACAGCCAGAAAGTTGAGGTGTAA
- the LOC121559201 gene encoding CD166 antigen homolog A isoform X1 translates to MHFSSCLYALLVALVYQVSGMDTVIGLYGETVEVPCNNGAPKPKDLFITKWKYDNGDLLTQLKDQDASVIATDKYKDRVSMAENSSLLIAAATLKDEKTFTCMVVAGADISEYPVKLLIHKAPTGVEITALATELEIGKPTQLGQCSTPDAHPAANITWFKNKKPLVAGEKGIIISSKVKVDEVTGLTTTSSTLQYTAEKGDTGALFTCGALNALSSPVSFTVTYPTERVSLHVISKGPLMEGDNVTLKCKADGNPPPTSFNFHVQGEVVKVENSDSYTVTDVTRDSTGEYKCSIIDNAKMEDSKNITINYLDMSLSPSGKVLKSVGESLALTLQTDASGELKVSWTKDNGKLDKRPKFDKLTYSDSGKYEVVVTMGALIKKASFELVVEGIPVIRRLAKQRGEDGQHKVLTCEAEGSPKPTVAWSVNGTSADESPYVNGKISHKLTIVPTVNLTVVCTVSNELGQDTRAINVLTLFEEVRMDKQGSSDDGDMTKLVVGVIVGLLLATVVVGLAYWLYMKKSKQGSWKTGEKEDGSTEESKKLEEKIEEKLEENSQKVEV, encoded by the exons tcagcgGTATGGATACTGTTATCGGCCTGTATGGAGAGACCGTTGAGGTGCCATGCAACAATGGAGCACCCAAACCAAAGGACCTGTTCATTACCAAATGGAAATAT GACAATGGAGACCTGCTAACCCAGCTTAAAGACCAGGACGCCTCTGTCATAGCCACCGACAAGTACAAGGACCGTGTCAGCATGGCCGAAAACTCCAGCTTGCTGATTGCAGCAGCAACACTGAAGGACGAGAAGACTTTCACCTGCATGGTGGTGGCTGGGGCTGACATCTCAGAATACCCTGTCAAACTCCTTATCCACA AGGCTCCAACCGGAGTGGAGATCACAGCCCTAGCCACGGAGCTGGAGATTGGCAAACCAACCCAG CTAGGGCAGTGCAGCACCCCTGATGCGCACCCAGCTGCCAACATCACATGGTTCAAGAACAAGAAACCTCTGGTAGCTGGTGAGAAAG GCATTATAATCAGTTCCAAAGTGAAGGTGGACGAAGTCACTGGcctcaccaccacctcctccactctGCAGTACACAGCTGAGAAGGGAGACACAGGTGCTCTGTTCACCTGCGGGGCCCTGAACGCCTTGTCCTCCCCAGTCTCCTTCACTGTCACCT aCCCCACAGAGAGGGTCAGTCTGCATGTCATTTCTAAAGGGCCCCTTATGGAAGGAGACAACGTGACTCTGAAGTGCAAGGCCGACGGGAACCCACCTCCCACCAGCTTCAACTTCCACGTTCAG GGAGAGGTGGTGAAGGTGGAGAACTCTGACTCCTACACTGTGACTGATGTCACACGTGACAGCACAGGGGAATACAAGTGTTCTATCATTGACAATGCCAAGATGGAAGACTCCAAGAACATTACCATCAATT ACCTGGATATGAGTTTGAGCCCCTCAGGGAAGGTTTTGAAGAGCGTCGGAGAAAGCTTGGCTCTGACCCTGCAGACCGATGCATCTGGAGAACTCAAGGTGTCCTGGACTAAG GACAATGGAAAGCTGGACAAAAGGCCCAAATTTGACAAGCTGACCTACTCTGATTCTGGAAAGTATGAGGTTGTGGTCACCATGGGCGCTCTCATCAAGAAAGCCTCTTTCGAGCTGGTCGTTGAAG GTATTCCAGTCATCAGGCGGTTGGCCAAGCAGCGTGGCGAGGACGGCCAGCACAAGGTACTGACCTGCGAGGCTGAGGGCTCCCCCAAACCCACCGTGGCCTGGAGCGTCAACGGCACCTCG GCTGATGAAAGTCCCTACGTCAATGGGAAGATCTCACACAAGCTGACCATTGTGCCTACAGTCAACCTGACAGTCGTCTGCACTGTGTCCAATGAGCTTGGCCAGGACACCAGGGCTATTAACGTGTTGACCT TATTTGAGGAGGTGAGAATGGATAAACAAG GCTCATCAGATGACGGTGACATGACAAAGTTGGTGGTGGGAGTTATTGTGGGTCTGCTCCTGGCCACTGTAGTTGTGGGTCTAGCATACTGGCTGTACATGAAGAAATCCAA GCAAGGCAGCTGGAAGACTGGTGAGAAGGAGGATGGATCCACTGAGGAGAGCAAAAAACTGGAGGAGAAAATAGAGGAGAAGCTGGAGGAGAACAGCCAGAAAGTTGAGGTGTAA
- the LOC121559201 gene encoding CD166 antigen homolog A isoform X2, whose translation MHFSSCLYALLVALVYQVSGMDTVIGLYGETVEVPCNNGAPKPKDLFITKWKYDNGDLLTQLKDQDASVIATDKYKDRVSMAENSSLLIAAATLKDEKTFTCMVVAGADISEYPVKLLIHKAPTGVEITALATELEIGKPTQLGQCSTPDAHPAANITWFKNKKPLVAGEKGIIISSKVKVDEVTGLTTTSSTLQYTAEKGDTGALFTCGALNALSSPVSFTVTYPTERVSLHVISKGPLMEGDNVTLKCKADGNPPPTSFNFHVQGEVVKVENSDSYTVTDVTRDSTGEYKCSIIDNAKMEDSKNITINYLDMSLSPSGKVLKSVGESLALTLQTDASGELKVSWTKDNGKLDKRPKFDKLTYSDSGKYEVVVTMGALIKKASFELVVEGIPVIRRLAKQRGEDGQHKVLTCEAEGSPKPTVAWSVNGTSADESPYVNGKISHKLTIVPTVNLTVVCTVSNELGQDTRAINVLTLFEEVRMDKQDDGDMTKLVVGVIVGLLLATVVVGLAYWLYMKKSKQGSWKTGEKEDGSTEESKKLEEKIEEKLEENSQKVEV comes from the exons tcagcgGTATGGATACTGTTATCGGCCTGTATGGAGAGACCGTTGAGGTGCCATGCAACAATGGAGCACCCAAACCAAAGGACCTGTTCATTACCAAATGGAAATAT GACAATGGAGACCTGCTAACCCAGCTTAAAGACCAGGACGCCTCTGTCATAGCCACCGACAAGTACAAGGACCGTGTCAGCATGGCCGAAAACTCCAGCTTGCTGATTGCAGCAGCAACACTGAAGGACGAGAAGACTTTCACCTGCATGGTGGTGGCTGGGGCTGACATCTCAGAATACCCTGTCAAACTCCTTATCCACA AGGCTCCAACCGGAGTGGAGATCACAGCCCTAGCCACGGAGCTGGAGATTGGCAAACCAACCCAG CTAGGGCAGTGCAGCACCCCTGATGCGCACCCAGCTGCCAACATCACATGGTTCAAGAACAAGAAACCTCTGGTAGCTGGTGAGAAAG GCATTATAATCAGTTCCAAAGTGAAGGTGGACGAAGTCACTGGcctcaccaccacctcctccactctGCAGTACACAGCTGAGAAGGGAGACACAGGTGCTCTGTTCACCTGCGGGGCCCTGAACGCCTTGTCCTCCCCAGTCTCCTTCACTGTCACCT aCCCCACAGAGAGGGTCAGTCTGCATGTCATTTCTAAAGGGCCCCTTATGGAAGGAGACAACGTGACTCTGAAGTGCAAGGCCGACGGGAACCCACCTCCCACCAGCTTCAACTTCCACGTTCAG GGAGAGGTGGTGAAGGTGGAGAACTCTGACTCCTACACTGTGACTGATGTCACACGTGACAGCACAGGGGAATACAAGTGTTCTATCATTGACAATGCCAAGATGGAAGACTCCAAGAACATTACCATCAATT ACCTGGATATGAGTTTGAGCCCCTCAGGGAAGGTTTTGAAGAGCGTCGGAGAAAGCTTGGCTCTGACCCTGCAGACCGATGCATCTGGAGAACTCAAGGTGTCCTGGACTAAG GACAATGGAAAGCTGGACAAAAGGCCCAAATTTGACAAGCTGACCTACTCTGATTCTGGAAAGTATGAGGTTGTGGTCACCATGGGCGCTCTCATCAAGAAAGCCTCTTTCGAGCTGGTCGTTGAAG GTATTCCAGTCATCAGGCGGTTGGCCAAGCAGCGTGGCGAGGACGGCCAGCACAAGGTACTGACCTGCGAGGCTGAGGGCTCCCCCAAACCCACCGTGGCCTGGAGCGTCAACGGCACCTCG GCTGATGAAAGTCCCTACGTCAATGGGAAGATCTCACACAAGCTGACCATTGTGCCTACAGTCAACCTGACAGTCGTCTGCACTGTGTCCAATGAGCTTGGCCAGGACACCAGGGCTATTAACGTGTTGACCT TATTTGAGGAGGTGAGAATGGATAAACAAG ATGACGGTGACATGACAAAGTTGGTGGTGGGAGTTATTGTGGGTCTGCTCCTGGCCACTGTAGTTGTGGGTCTAGCATACTGGCTGTACATGAAGAAATCCAA GCAAGGCAGCTGGAAGACTGGTGAGAAGGAGGATGGATCCACTGAGGAGAGCAAAAAACTGGAGGAGAAAATAGAGGAGAAGCTGGAGGAGAACAGCCAGAAAGTTGAGGTGTAA
- the LOC121559201 gene encoding CD166 antigen homolog isoform X3, whose product MHFSSCLYALLVALVYQVSGMDTVIGLYGETVEVPCNNGAPKPKDLFITKWKYDNGDLLTQLKDQDASVIATDKYKDRVSMAENSSLLIAAATLKDEKTFTCMVVAGADISEYPVKLLIHKAPTGVEITALATELEIGKPTQLGQCSTPDAHPAANITWFKNKKPLVAGEKGIIISSKVKVDEVTGLTTTSSTLQYTAEKGDTGALFTCGALNALSSPVSFTVTYPTERVSLHVISKGPLMEGDNVTLKCKADGNPPPTSFNFHVQGEVVKVENSDSYTVTDVTRDSTGEYKCSIIDNAKMEDSKNITINYLDMSLSPSGKVLKSVGESLALTLQTDASGELKVSWTKDNGKLDKRPKFDKLTYSDSGKYEVVVTMGALIKKASFELVVEGIPVIRRLAKQRGEDGQHKVLTCEAEGSPKPTVAWSVNGTSADESPYVNGKISHKLTIVPTVNLTVVCTVSNELGQDTRAINVLTCSSDDGDMTKLVVGVIVGLLLATVVVGLAYWLYMKKSKQGSWKTGEKEDGSTEESKKLEEKIEEKLEENSQKVEV is encoded by the exons tcagcgGTATGGATACTGTTATCGGCCTGTATGGAGAGACCGTTGAGGTGCCATGCAACAATGGAGCACCCAAACCAAAGGACCTGTTCATTACCAAATGGAAATAT GACAATGGAGACCTGCTAACCCAGCTTAAAGACCAGGACGCCTCTGTCATAGCCACCGACAAGTACAAGGACCGTGTCAGCATGGCCGAAAACTCCAGCTTGCTGATTGCAGCAGCAACACTGAAGGACGAGAAGACTTTCACCTGCATGGTGGTGGCTGGGGCTGACATCTCAGAATACCCTGTCAAACTCCTTATCCACA AGGCTCCAACCGGAGTGGAGATCACAGCCCTAGCCACGGAGCTGGAGATTGGCAAACCAACCCAG CTAGGGCAGTGCAGCACCCCTGATGCGCACCCAGCTGCCAACATCACATGGTTCAAGAACAAGAAACCTCTGGTAGCTGGTGAGAAAG GCATTATAATCAGTTCCAAAGTGAAGGTGGACGAAGTCACTGGcctcaccaccacctcctccactctGCAGTACACAGCTGAGAAGGGAGACACAGGTGCTCTGTTCACCTGCGGGGCCCTGAACGCCTTGTCCTCCCCAGTCTCCTTCACTGTCACCT aCCCCACAGAGAGGGTCAGTCTGCATGTCATTTCTAAAGGGCCCCTTATGGAAGGAGACAACGTGACTCTGAAGTGCAAGGCCGACGGGAACCCACCTCCCACCAGCTTCAACTTCCACGTTCAG GGAGAGGTGGTGAAGGTGGAGAACTCTGACTCCTACACTGTGACTGATGTCACACGTGACAGCACAGGGGAATACAAGTGTTCTATCATTGACAATGCCAAGATGGAAGACTCCAAGAACATTACCATCAATT ACCTGGATATGAGTTTGAGCCCCTCAGGGAAGGTTTTGAAGAGCGTCGGAGAAAGCTTGGCTCTGACCCTGCAGACCGATGCATCTGGAGAACTCAAGGTGTCCTGGACTAAG GACAATGGAAAGCTGGACAAAAGGCCCAAATTTGACAAGCTGACCTACTCTGATTCTGGAAAGTATGAGGTTGTGGTCACCATGGGCGCTCTCATCAAGAAAGCCTCTTTCGAGCTGGTCGTTGAAG GTATTCCAGTCATCAGGCGGTTGGCCAAGCAGCGTGGCGAGGACGGCCAGCACAAGGTACTGACCTGCGAGGCTGAGGGCTCCCCCAAACCCACCGTGGCCTGGAGCGTCAACGGCACCTCG GCTGATGAAAGTCCCTACGTCAATGGGAAGATCTCACACAAGCTGACCATTGTGCCTACAGTCAACCTGACAGTCGTCTGCACTGTGTCCAATGAGCTTGGCCAGGACACCAGGGCTATTAACGTGTTGACCT GCTCATCAGATGACGGTGACATGACAAAGTTGGTGGTGGGAGTTATTGTGGGTCTGCTCCTGGCCACTGTAGTTGTGGGTCTAGCATACTGGCTGTACATGAAGAAATCCAA GCAAGGCAGCTGGAAGACTGGTGAGAAGGAGGATGGATCCACTGAGGAGAGCAAAAAACTGGAGGAGAAAATAGAGGAGAAGCTGGAGGAGAACAGCCAGAAAGTTGAGGTGTAA